A genomic window from Purpureocillium takamizusanense chromosome 2, complete sequence includes:
- a CDS encoding uncharacterized protein (EggNog:ENOG503NV6U~COG:K~COG:O) — MLALCLALRERYSLAAVTNDIFTREDAEFLTRHAALPPERIRAIETGGCPHAAVREDISANLAALEDLHARFIDGGTDLLLIESGGDNLAANYSRELADFIIYVIDVSGGDKVPRKGGPGITQSDLLVVNKTDLAELVGADLGVMERDARKMREGGPTVFAQVKKGVGVDHIVNLILSAWKASGAEEERKSKGGPRPTEGLDALKK, encoded by the coding sequence ATGCTGGCGCTCTGCCTCGCGCTGCGCGAAAGGTACTCCCTCGCGGCCGTGACCAACGACATCTTCACGCGCGAGGACGCGGAGTTCCTGacgcgccacgccgccctcccgccggAGCGCATCCGCGCCAtcgagacgggcggctgcccgcacgccgccgtgcgcgagGACATTTCCGCcaacctcgccgcgctcgaggacctgcACGCGCgcttcatcgacggcggGACCGACCTCTTGCTCATcgagtcgggcggcgacaacctcgccgccaactactcgcgcgagctcgccgacttcatcaTCTACGTCATCGacgtgagcggcggcgacaaggtgcCACGCAAGGGCGGGCCCGGCATCACCCAAAGTgacctcctcgtcgtcaacaagACGGAcctggccgagctggtgggcgccgacctcggcgtcatggagcgcgacgcccgcaagatgcgcgagggcgggccCACCGTCTTCGCCCAGGTCAAGaagggcgtcggcgtcgaccacATCGTCAACTTGATCCTGAGCGCGTGGAAGGCCAGCGGCGCTGAGGAGGAGCGGAAGAGCAAGGGCGGGCCGCGACCGACCGAGGGGCTGGACGCGCTGAAGAAGtag
- a CDS encoding uncharacterized protein (EggNog:ENOG503NV6U~COG:K~COG:O), producing the protein MSHTHAHNGGGGGGGGASHSHEGAVGFNAQEHGHSHEILDGPGSYVGREMPIVEGRNWSERAFTIGIGGPVGSGKTALMLALCLALRERYSLAAVTNDIFTREDAEFLTRHAALPPERIRAIETGGCPHAAVREDISANLAALEDLHARFIDGGTDLLLIESGGDNLAANYSRELADFIIYVIDVSGGDKVPRKGGPGITQSDLLVVNKTDLAELVGADLGVMERDARKMREGGPTVFAQVKKGVGVDHIVNLILSAWKASGAEEERKSKGGPRPTEGLDALKK; encoded by the exons ATGTCTCACACGCACGCccacaacggcggcggcggcggcggcggcggcgcctcgcacTCACACGAGGGTGCAGTCGGCTTCAACGCCCAGGAGCACGGTCACTCGCACGAGATTCTCGACGGGCCGGGCAGCTACGTCGGCCGCGAGATGCCCATCGTCGAGGGGCGCAACTGGTCCGAGCGGGCCTTTACCATCGGAATCGGAGG ACCCGTCGGCTCCGGCAAGACGGCGCTCATGCTGGCGCTCTGCCTCGCGCTGCGCGAAAGGTACTCCCTCGCGGCCGTGACCAACGACATCTTCACGCGCGAGGACGCGGAGTTCCTGacgcgccacgccgccctcccgccggAGCGCATCCGCGCCAtcgagacgggcggctgcccgcacgccgccgtgcgcgagGACATTTCCGCcaacctcgccgcgctcgaggacctgcACGCGCgcttcatcgacggcggGACCGACCTCTTGCTCATcgagtcgggcggcgacaacctcgccgccaactactcgcgcgagctcgccgacttcatcaTCTACGTCATCGacgtgagcggcggcgacaaggtgcCACGCAAGGGCGGGCCCGGCATCACCCAAAGTgacctcctcgtcgtcaacaagACGGAcctggccgagctggtgggcgccgacctcggcgtcatggagcgcgacgcccgcaagatgcgcgagggcgggccCACCGTCTTCGCCCAGGTCAAGaagggcgtcggcgtcgaccacATCGTCAACTTGATCCTGAGCGCGTGGAAGGCCAGCGGCGCTGAGGAGGAGCGGAAGAGCAAGGGCGGGCCGCGACCGACCGAGGGGCTGGACGCGCTGAAGAAGtag